tgtgaaattttacacccatgaaaataacccgctatatggTACGTACCTGTATACAACAAAATCCTAAACCAATTCCTACTATTAGAATTAAAGAAACTTTTGTATTCTTCTCCAATGCTTTTGTACAACCCTAAAAATAATACAATGATATAAATCTATTGTTatcacattttatattttcacaGCAGAATATAATTTCATTTCTATATACTAATATTGATGAAAGATTAACAAGAAGCTTTACAACTGATTCAACTGattattatagtttgttcttatgttgtactattacaccagaTGTCCCAGGTTATGGGATGATTGTGAACCCACTAACAAGTTTACCCGCCACTttctttatgtatgtgcctgtcaagtcaggagcctgtggttgtcgtttgttgatgcgttacatatttatttttcattcatttttttgtatataaattaggctgctagttttcccttttgaattgttttacaattgtcatattggggacttttatagctgactatgtggtatgggctttgctcattgttgaaggctgtaccgtgacctatggttttctttttttatatttacaaatgcaaaATAAAAGGCATTGTGAACATTTTTCTGGTCATTCTAAGCCTAAGACTTGTAACTTATGATTTAGCCAAGCCAATGAACTAGAATCACCTTTCTTTAACAAGTTCATTTGAAACATCACCAACAGTTGTGGTAGTGTCATAAAGTTCTTTATATTAGAAACTATCAGATACATACCTCTGGATTAATATTTGATGGACCGTTACCAAATGTGGAACAATTGGTAGAAACAGTCAGACAACAGGAATCTGGTACCCTGTTTTTCTTTGAAGGATCTTCTGTTATCATTTCTTGTATCCATTTAGATCTCTCCCAGTTCTCATATCCTGTTGCACCACAGCATTCAAACTATGAAATAGATGTAAATAATTGACTGTACAGGCTATTAGTGCTTAGAAACAAAGAAATAATCAATAATTTTTATGGTtgcattaagtttgaattttgaaatttaactTAATACCAGAAGGACATGAATTGCAAAATGTTACCAACATAAAGACAAACGACACAAAGCATTGATCTATGGGTATTATCTGAGATACTGAAAGCTAGTccaaactagatgtgtcaaagcgacacgaatgaccctgtcccaaaaagttgaaaatcgacaatttcaataacacatgtggacacaaacatgatggtagtctcacatatcaaaatcagctcaaaatctggaggcgtataaaaaatgtccatataactgtgattttcaacaattttcaaagttgtaaatcCTTAATTTGGCAATTTAGCGGAGCGGAAAGATACTTAAACttaatctgtaactcatcatggttagctcacataccaaaaatcagcccaatatctgaaagcattcaGAAAAAAAGGTCCaaataactgtgattttcaaaaaattaccAAAGTCCAAAATTACAGCAAACATTAGCCGAGCagaatgaaacttaaacttgatctgtaactcatcatgagtacctcacataccaaaaatcagccccaTATCCGAAAGCGttttgaaaaaaagtctgtataactgtggttttcaacaatttatcaggGTCCAAAGGCTTAGCCCGTAATTTCAGCCAAAATTAGAGGAGCGAATCAAAACTTAAAcagatctgtaactcatcatggttaactcacataccaaaaattcgtaagggttccacggaacccagtgtctcgcctacttttgctgttaatcgcagactcaacaaaaatgaggaaagacatcaataaaaatttccctctcgatactgtcttttgattgaaagaagcttccaagtttggtaaaaaatccaggatagtttatgaatctaataaatgttttataaactttaactgcagactgtatgtaatgttaactggaagaaaaactaagtccatttataagtaaaatatggaaaaagtgattttttttttttacaaaatttacttctgaataatatcttatgatcataaacaagcttctgtctaagtttggtagaaattcagtatagtttaagaaagttattaaaatttcaaactttaaccccagagtgaatatttgtggacgccaccgacgacgacggaatgtaggatcgattagtctcgcttttttgactaaagtcgaaggctcgacaaaaatcagacCAATATCTTAAGGTGTTTAGAagaaaaactctgtataatggtttgtagcggaatgacggaattacggacaagggtaaaactatatggcactgaCAACTTCATTGCCGggccataaaaaaaacaaaactaataaCTACAGGTATATCATGTTTGACTGGTTTATCCACTACTTGATTTTTACTTTGTATTTTGTAATTGTATATTTTGCCaatcatttttgaaattatttttctttttaaacattattGTTAACTAtccaattattttcaatttttgttgaaaaatctaCAGGTTGACATTATTTCAAAGGCCAATCTTCCTAGATAAGACAAAAAATATCTGGACTATCTATGCTTATGACAATTACCTCTTTCTGCATATCATCTATTGCTTTGGTTATGACTGCATCATAATGATAATTATTCATCATTGTAGAATTTAAATTTCGTGATAATTCTTCGTTTAtctgaaaaaatgaaaacatatgaCATAATATATGCTAAACGCTTAAAACCCattaacaaaatttttttttaaattcatatattttCTAGATTTTGGGTGAAGCAATTTCTTAAACTGTCAACCAAAAAGGGTAAAGGGTTTGAATCCAAAAatataactagatatcattgagatgggagccatctctgtgggccccgctgtgaataatgtgcattaaaaaattgtatctttaccataggacatgggtttgtcaactgaaatcaaagtttttgaccttgacctttgacctaggaagttgcaaataaattatgacacaccctttggtgttggtttataaacatgtcaagtataaactttgaaatgataacggttctcaagatatagagcggacacgatctttaccataggacatggggttgtcaactgaaaccaaagtttttgaccctgacctttgacctaggaagttgtacataaattatgacataccctctgatattggtttatatacatttcaggtataaactttaaaatgataacggttctcaagatatagagcggacacaatctttaccataggacatggggttgtcaactgaaaccaaagtttttgaccttgaactttgccctaggcagtcgttcataaattatgacacaccctctggtgttggttcatatacatgtcaagtataaactttgaaatcataacggttctcaagatatagagcggacacgatcttcaccacaggacacagggttgtcaactgaaaccagttttttgaccttgacctttgacctaggaagttgtacatacatcatgacacgccctctggtggtggttaataaacatgtaaagtataaagtatgaaatcataatggttctctagatatggagcggacacaaagttaaagtgttatggacggacagacggacagacagactgatcactatagggcgacccgcctaaaggcggggccctaataaggTATTGTTAAATCAATCCCAACAACATTTACAAATAATTGtgaaaaaggcaaaaaaaaagtgcacatttaTGTAACCAGATTACTATaaattcatggtttttttttagtgaTACCAATTTTGATTGATTTCGTGTGTATAGATGAATGTATAATGTTCTATGAAGTGAATTTTTTTAAAGGCTCGAATGTAGACTTTTGCATATTTACCATTATACCACTGGCTACTGATCAAAATGGAtggatgaagtttttttttcttctttttttctattttgctctTTAATTTACAGTTCCTGTCAATTATTAATTTCGTGTCAGACTGTTGATTTAaccattatttattatttgaataaagattaATTACATTTACTTTCCTCAATCCTTGAAAAATGATATCCACGGTAGTATACTAGTTACAACCACAGCAAACCAATATTCTCAAACTTTAATTTTAGGTAAttcatctttgaaattttaaacatGCTTAATAGCCATTTTAATTGTTTCAATTAACATCCTTCTTTTGTAGTATTCAAGTGTGTTAGAGCATGTATATACTTAACAGAGTCAGAATACATCAGATGTAGAGAGTATAAGTATCTCTATACATAAGTATTGTATATAAGTATCTACTAATAGCAAATAATCTGAAGTACCATACACTGGAAATGTTAACAATAACTTACAGTGCCTTCATACATATAAGCTAGAACTCCTGATATTGCTTCTGTCAggaaaataatcaacaaaaataaggcatactgaaaataaaacagaaatataaagatatgcaagCTAAAAGTTAAGACActgaaaagtataaaataaaacagtcagaAAGATAATTACAttactgtactttgacctataatggtttacttttacaaattgtgacttggatggagagttgtatcattagtactcataccacaacttcttatagCTATTAataatttacagtatttaaaatAACAGAAACCAttgatatatatgttccagaccatatgagtatttggaccgtatacgtatactcgtacggtccgaccatacgcgtatggtcggaccgtatgagtatacgtgtatggtccagtacgagataaccatttatcacaatctttatttttagttttataaatttttatcattacaattacttttagatggataaaatgaacaattgaacgattgacattaaatatttgtttaattgtatatctgaatactattttggtactctcgcccaaggtgacacttactaccacaattaatgatatattttttacatttacatgtttgcagttcattcatgttcctttgcatttgcatttttttgtaaagtttctaatATTCTAAAATTGTCGTCCCACATCATGTTAACTTCCGATATCGTAAATTTCtatgatcataattcaattaatgtattactgatcgacataCTAAATATAAGATATTAATAGATTTAATAAGCGTGAATTTTCTTTATTAGTAAACAAATAAAGCTTTTAttccaattacaattgaacttttccATATTAATTTGGGAGTtgagttatgttgatctgtacatGAACTTTACatgcatttttaataaaaataagttaCCATGAATGAAAGTAACGGTCAACTAAAAACAAGACACTAGAGTGTCCCTGACAGATCTAAAAACATGACACTAGAGTGTCCCTGACAGATCTAAAAACATGACACTAGAGTGTCCCTGACAGATCTAAAAACATGACACTAGAGTGTCCCTGACAGATCTAAAAACATAGACCTGACAGATCACAACAAGGCAATCATGATCTTAGGAATTCATCCACACTTGTGTTTCAATTTAAGTCAAGAATATGTTCATTGAACCATGAAACTAAGGTAACAATTCTAATTTGGCATACAGGTTAAACATTTcacatcataatgaacatgtttaAGTTGATGTTACCACAATTTCGTGGTTTTATAATTAACAAAAGAACTTTTAACTTGAGAATGTAATGATTTCCATGTTTAGTGAACTGTGAATAAGGctaaaaaacataataatttcACATCATGTGTCCTTAATTTCATGTTGATAAGACCACAACTTCATTGTAAACAACCTAAAAATCTATTAGTATTTGGACTGACAGACGAACAGACCATACAACATAACATCCATTACAATCATAAGtcaaacataaaaataacatGTTATTGGAATTAGCAGGaatgatttgttttcaatttattgttGGCTTTGCTTGTGAAAAGTTAAAAACTTAATTttggtatattatatatatagtcttAGTAGACAATAtgttcaaagggagataactcaccATAACCATAAAACATCTATTTTCTATACATGTCCCTGTACAACCAATGATTCCTGACAAGATAATAAAGGCTCCTGTTCCTAGTAACAAGTATGTTGATAAAGGGAAAGTACTGCTCCCTAGCAGACTGATATAGGTATGTCTCTGGAACTTGATATATAATCCTAATGCCAGGAAAGCTAACCCTGTCAGCTGGAAAAGACATATAGAATTTATTATGCATAAATCACAattgaattttaaagaaaatttaattaATGACAGAACATGCTTAAGGAAAGAGATTATCTTTGTAATTTGAAGTAAGCTACTAATGTCAGCTGAAAAACTCAGAAATAACCTAAAATTTAGGATCTTTTATCCTGTTCGATGTCAAAGTATATTTTGTAGATGGAAAATGTTATTTGTTTGCTCTTTAATAGATTGTCTGCAATATaaacatttgtactttttttctgaatattttgaTAGAATTTTCCCATGCTCCTTTTATATAATGATGCCCTATCACTAACATTATTAGATTAAAATGTCATATTAGAAAATCATATGTTACATATTTACTagacataaataaatattttattttgacatttctgTTGATATTTAAATGGGCAAATCTCTAAATGtcaatctgttttgaaaaaactTCGGATTAAGGAAGCCACTGTAACAGGCAGCTGCATGAAGAATAACAAAGTTTCTCCGGATTCATTAAAATGTATCATAAAGACAATTTTAGATTATTGAATAGACCAATCACAAGTTCTATTTTATGAAAAAGTTACAGTCAATCAGGGTAAATAGCCTTATTGAACTATCAGTTCTTATTGTGacataataaaataatcattgtgacagaaaaatgataaaatacaaataaataatgaaataaacttTGGTGTTTCCCCATGTATctcattttattattaatatattaaagtcatatgaaacaagtgactggtgaaaaataatgtttatcaaattcttgaaccaatgcatgtacatATCAtaaaacttagtcttctgtgcacgattctatcatttttacacaaatatatcatgtaatcgtcaattttttttctctctgtttgttctgatttaacaaatatggcagctcattaaatGCTGTGTTTTGACTCCGAAGTTTgctgattgtcaccttatagtatacaatcaacaaaaaagcatggatattgagcagttgtttaacatgtaaaatcAGATGgtagtttatttcagtgacagaaCCAtacgtattgcgatcaccagatttttacgagaaggTTCATGCTAAGGTCACTTTGCATTCAGAATATATGTCAgcaaattgcttcctggaagcaagcaattaaacttcttctaaatgtggacaaattaaagaatttttttcagaaaaaagtatatgtacataagtttaataatgaaaactatccattttggtataaaaacatatgcatcattttttttaatttgagactTTAAggcgagagagaaaaaaaaagaaagtttatcaaatgccaaacTATAAACATACTTGCAACATTCATGAAAATAATACATTACAGTAAACAAAGAAGCAAGATTTTCAATTAATTTGAACGAagaacaaagggagataattcaattaACGTGTATCTATTTCTTCTCTTTCATCTTATATATACGAAatacgaaatattttattaaagaaagctCAATTATGAACATAATCATTAATAGCATAGATATAACAAAGAATAACATTTAAACAAtcttaactaaaattaatactACACAAGTATCAAAGTATATGTGTTCCAAGGGGAGTAACTCTagtgtaaaaaatataagtaatCATTTTATATTATAAGCAGCAAACAAAAAATTTCACACTTATATTCTAAGTAAAAAACACATGTTTATGTTATTAGCTATACTTTTACATACATCAGTGTCTTCATTACTTAATAACCACATAAACTGAGAATCAATACTGGaattaataatgtttttatttaaacagtTGTATATTAACTCCTTCCTTAAATGAGaaaatttttgacaatttaataaaaaatgtaactCATCTTCAACCAAATTTATATAACAGTTCTTACAAATCCTGTTATCATTAGGAGTTTTTGGTATAGTGTATCTACCAATTTCAATATGAAGTTTATGACTGCTTGTTCTGAACCTGGTCATACTTACtctatcattatcattatttacaacagataaatatttttcaaatttaaaaatattcttatataatttatatgttcTCAACTTATCACTAGTTTGTAATTGCTGAGACCACTGTTTTTCAAATTTACACTTAAGACACTTTCTTAATActaacaaaaaattatttttaatagatTTTGGATTATTATAAAAGTGTGACAATCCACATtcattcaaaatacatttaatacaACTAAGCCAACATTGTTGGTTATTATCTATTATAGTAATATTTTCAGATAATGCTTCTGACAGTAAAGCATCTTTAGGTTTATCATTATATAATCTAATCCAGTACTTAACCATTGACAtaataatatcaatatataatgGAAAACGGCCTAGCTCACCATACAATGCCAGTTTACATGTTTTTCTATTTACTTTCAGCAAATATCTGCACATATTAAGATTGATCTTTTCAATTGGTACAGTATTAAAAATCTGGTCAAATATATTTTCACtgttatatttattacattttctgGCGTCAAACATGCCTAAAATTTCAGAAGCATACAGTACAACTGGTTTAACAGTATGatcaaatataaatgtaaaattttgaatGTCACAAGgagtatttttaaatatattagtcAATTTAAAAAATGCCTTCTAACCTCAAGCCCCCAATTTTCACAATAATTATAAACCTTGTTCATACAATTCTGTAACCCTTCAGCTGATTCTGATACAAGAAGTAAATCATCTGCATACAATAAACTATTAAGGTACTGTGATCCAAGTGATACAGGACAACATGAAGTATCAAATAACTTAGTTATGTCattaataaatacattaaaaagaCTTGGACTAAGATTGTCCCCCTGGAACACACCAACACTAGATGAAAAAACCTCTGAGAGTGAAGAATTATCTAATTTAACTCTAAGCTCTATATTGCTTTACATGGATTTCAGTAAGGACAAAAACTTTCCACCCACCCCTGCTTttattaaagggaaattccgcgattttttacttatcatctaattatgttcatcttaacataaaaaacacatttgcaaagttttaaatttatattccttctaataacggagaaaatcaagtatctgtaacttttttggttgaattctcgagtgggtcgtgacgtattagcccgatttat
Above is a window of Mytilus galloprovincialis chromosome 7, xbMytGall1.hap1.1, whole genome shotgun sequence DNA encoding:
- the LOC143082469 gene encoding CD151 antigen-like yields the protein MNHNARGINRRKRDMCGKNFLKVVLYVFNFFFWLTGLAFLALGLYIKFQRHTYISLLGSSTFPLSTYLLLGTGAFIILSGIIGCTGTCIENRCFMVMYALFLLIIFLTEAISGVLAYMYEGTINEELSRNLNSTMMNNYHYDAVITKAIDDMQKEFECCGATGYENWERSKWIQEMITEDPSKKNRVPDSCCLTVSTNCSTFGNGPSNINPEGCTKALEKNTKVSLILIVGIGLGFCCIQLLGIIFSCCLVRKFRGRKNSSYL